In Nitrospinota bacterium, the following proteins share a genomic window:
- the thiS gene encoding sulfur carrier protein ThiS, whose translation MIIHLNGESHEVADGTTVASLIEELGMRPELLAVERNRDIVPKAAYGEEKLRDGDVVEIVTFVGGG comes from the coding sequence CTGATTATTCATCTAAACGGCGAGAGCCATGAAGTGGCCGATGGGACCACTGTGGCCTCGCTCATCGAGGAGCTCGGCATGCGGCCTGAGCTACTGGCCGTGGAGCGCAACCGTGACATTGTTCCCAAGGCGGCCTATGGAGAGGAGAAACTCCGCGATGGGGATGTGGTTGAGATTGTCACCTTTGTAGGAGGCGGCTAA
- a CDS encoding menaquinone biosynthesis decarboxylase → MAYGSLRAFVERLDAAGELVRIKTPVSPVLEITEIADRVVKAGGPALLFEQVEGSAYPLIINAFGSERRMAWALGFESLDEVTKDIEDLLEFEVPEGWIDKIKLLPKLAKLASYAPETVSSGPCQEVVETEPSLDELPIMKCWPEDGGRYITFPQVITRSPRDGKRNVGMYRMQVLDERSTIMHWQLHHDANRHYHEAEQMGLDRLEVAVALGGDPALTYSATAPIPPGMDEYLFGGYFRKEKVRLVKAKTVELEVPASADFVLEGYVKVGETRTEGPFGDHTGFYTGLEQYPVFHLTAITRRRDPIYPSTMVGKPIMEDAYLGLATLRLFLPILKMQIPELVDFHMPPEACFHNLAIVSIEKRYPYQARKVVHQLWGLGQMMLTKCIVVVDAHIDVRNPTEALWYTAGNIDARRDVFFADGPVDVLDHASPFLGAGSKMGIDATRKMPEEGHPRGWPEEILMTEEMVERVTARWKEYGLAEIVPLG, encoded by the coding sequence ATGGCCTACGGTTCACTAAGAGCCTTTGTAGAGCGGCTGGATGCAGCCGGCGAGCTGGTCCGCATCAAAACCCCCGTGAGCCCCGTCCTGGAGATAACCGAGATCGCCGACCGGGTGGTCAAGGCCGGCGGGCCGGCGCTGCTCTTCGAGCAGGTGGAGGGCTCAGCCTATCCCCTTATAATTAACGCCTTCGGGAGCGAGCGGCGGATGGCGTGGGCCCTGGGGTTCGAATCCCTCGACGAGGTGACCAAAGACATCGAGGACCTGCTTGAGTTCGAGGTGCCCGAGGGCTGGATCGACAAGATCAAGCTCCTGCCGAAGCTTGCAAAGCTCGCCTCCTACGCGCCCGAGACGGTCTCTTCGGGGCCGTGCCAGGAGGTGGTGGAGACCGAGCCCTCCCTCGACGAGCTTCCCATCATGAAGTGCTGGCCCGAAGACGGGGGCCGATACATCACCTTCCCCCAGGTCATCACCCGAAGCCCCCGCGACGGCAAGCGCAACGTCGGCATGTACCGGATGCAGGTCCTCGACGAGCGCTCCACCATCATGCACTGGCAGCTCCACCACGACGCCAACCGCCACTACCACGAGGCGGAGCAGATGGGCCTGGATAGGCTCGAGGTGGCCGTGGCCCTGGGGGGCGACCCGGCCCTCACTTACTCCGCCACGGCCCCCATCCCGCCCGGTATGGATGAGTACCTCTTCGGCGGATACTTCCGCAAAGAGAAGGTGCGGCTGGTAAAGGCCAAGACCGTGGAGCTGGAGGTGCCCGCCAGCGCCGACTTCGTCCTCGAAGGCTACGTCAAGGTGGGCGAGACCCGCACAGAGGGGCCCTTCGGCGACCACACGGGGTTTTACACGGGCCTGGAGCAGTACCCCGTCTTTCATCTCACTGCCATAACCCGCAGGCGCGACCCCATCTACCCCTCCACCATGGTGGGCAAGCCCATCATGGAGGACGCCTACCTGGGTCTCGCCACACTCCGTCTGTTCTTGCCAATTTTGAAGATGCAGATCCCCGAACTTGTCGACTTCCATATGCCCCCCGAGGCGTGCTTTCACAACCTGGCCATCGTCTCCATCGAGAAACGCTACCCCTACCAGGCCCGCAAAGTGGTCCACCAGCTCTGGGGCCTTGGCCAGATGATGCTGACCAAGTGCATCGTTGTTGTGGACGCTCACATCGACGTTCGCAACCCCACCGAAGCGCTCTGGTACACGGCCGGCAACATAGACGCCCGCCGCGACGTTTTCTTCGCCGACGGGCCCGTGGACGTCCTTGACCACGCCTCCCCCTTCCTCGGCGCCGGCAGCAAGATGGGCATCGACGCAACGAGGAAGATGCCGGAGGAGGGCCACCCACGGGGCTGGCCCGAGGAGATTTTGATGACCGAGGAGATGGTCGAAAGGGTCACGGCCCGCTGGAAGGAGTATGGCCTTGCAGAGATCGTCCCACTTGGGTGA
- a CDS encoding UbiA family prenyltransferase: MALQRSSHLGEATARSRPALPLILEDIKLAHTVFAMPFALMGALLAADGLPSLWELTWIVVAVVGARSAAMAFNRLVDAPLDAAHDRTEGRPLPSGKASPRHYKAFIACSIALFELAAWMLNSLAFLLSPVVLAIILGYSYTKRFTRWSHLWLGVALACAPIGAWIAIRGDIALAPLLLGVAVAFWVAGFDTLYACQDVEHDAAMGLQSLPRALGLKGALHAARAFHVLMVVALVGLLFAAGLGWIYLAGVLVAVGLLVYEHILVRPEDLSRLPVAFLHINGLVSFTLLAATGIERIVL; the protein is encoded by the coding sequence ATGGCCTTGCAGAGATCGTCCCACTTGGGTGAGGCGACGGCGCGGTCCCGGCCCGCCTTGCCGCTCATCCTCGAGGACATAAAGCTCGCACACACCGTCTTCGCCATGCCCTTCGCCCTGATGGGGGCGCTCCTGGCGGCTGACGGGCTTCCGAGCCTGTGGGAGCTCACCTGGATCGTGGTCGCCGTGGTGGGCGCCCGAAGCGCCGCGATGGCGTTTAACCGGCTTGTTGACGCCCCTCTCGATGCCGCCCACGACCGTACCGAAGGCCGGCCCCTGCCGTCGGGCAAGGCCAGCCCACGCCACTACAAAGCCTTCATCGCCTGCTCTATAGCCCTGTTTGAGCTGGCCGCATGGATGCTCAACAGCCTCGCGTTCCTGCTCTCGCCGGTGGTGCTGGCCATCATCCTCGGCTACTCCTACACCAAGCGCTTCACCCGTTGGAGCCACCTCTGGCTGGGGGTGGCGCTTGCCTGCGCCCCCATCGGCGCGTGGATCGCCATCCGCGGCGACATCGCCCTGGCCCCCCTCCTGCTGGGGGTGGCCGTGGCCTTCTGGGTCGCAGGGTTCGACACCTTATACGCCTGCCAGGACGTTGAGCATGACGCCGCTATGGGGCTTCAAAGCCTCCCTAGGGCCCTGGGGCTTAAGGGGGCTCTCCATGCCGCCCGGGCCTTCCACGTCCTTATGGTGGTGGCGCTGGTGGGGCTGCTGTTCGCGGCCGGCCTGGGCTGGATCTACCTTGCAGGGGTTCTGGTGGCAGTTGGGCTGCTGGTATACGAGCATATCCTTGTCCGCCCAGAGGACCTATCGAGGCTGCCCGTCGCGTTCCTCCACATCAACGGGTTGGTGAGCTTCACCCTCCTGGCGGCCACCGGTATAGAAAGGATTGTCCTATGA
- the mqnE gene encoding aminofutalosine synthase MqnE: MSERASWRDEALGPIAEKVAAGERLSAEDGLVLFGTPDLLGLGALANQVRESLHGNVTHFNQNRHINPTNICEAHCRFCAFGRAPGAAGAYQYSIEEIVAKAREAEAAGAREIHIVGGHHPDLSLEWYLEMLEAMKRACPELHLKAFTAMEIDYFTEITGLSAREVIERLMNAGMDSMPGGGAEVFAPRVRKIICRNKGTGERWIEIHRIAHGLGIKSNCTMLYGHVETHEERVDHLLQLRALQDETGGFQAFVPLVFHPENTALRRITKASGVEDLRLIAVSRLLLDNIPHIKAYWIMLGIKTAQVALAFGADDLDGTVVEEKIFHDAGADSPQEVPLDELVSLIRAAGREPVERDTVYNVVQRH; encoded by the coding sequence ATGAGTGAGCGAGCTTCCTGGCGCGATGAGGCCCTCGGGCCCATCGCCGAGAAAGTGGCCGCAGGCGAGCGGCTCTCGGCCGAAGACGGCCTCGTTCTGTTCGGCACACCCGACCTGTTGGGTCTCGGCGCGCTGGCGAACCAGGTAAGGGAGTCCCTCCACGGCAACGTTACACACTTCAATCAGAACCGCCATATCAACCCGACCAACATCTGCGAGGCCCACTGCCGCTTCTGCGCCTTCGGACGCGCCCCAGGCGCCGCCGGGGCCTACCAGTATTCCATCGAGGAGATTGTGGCCAAGGCCCGCGAGGCCGAAGCCGCCGGGGCCCGCGAGATCCACATCGTGGGCGGCCACCACCCGGACCTCTCCCTGGAGTGGTACTTAGAGATGCTTGAGGCCATGAAGCGGGCCTGCCCGGAGCTCCACTTGAAAGCCTTTACGGCTATGGAGATAGACTACTTCACCGAGATAACGGGTCTCTCGGCGCGCGAGGTAATCGAGCGTCTCATGAATGCGGGGATGGATTCCATGCCGGGCGGTGGGGCTGAGGTTTTCGCCCCCCGTGTGCGCAAGATAATTTGCCGGAACAAGGGCACCGGGGAACGCTGGATTGAGATCCACCGAATCGCACACGGCCTTGGCATAAAAAGCAACTGCACGATGCTCTACGGCCACGTGGAGACGCACGAAGAGCGGGTCGACCACCTCCTTCAGCTTCGCGCGCTCCAGGACGAGACGGGCGGCTTCCAGGCGTTCGTGCCGCTGGTATTCCACCCCGAGAACACCGCTCTCAGGCGCATCACCAAGGCCAGCGGTGTGGAGGACCTCCGGCTCATAGCCGTTTCCCGGCTGCTGCTCGACAACATTCCACACATCAAGGCCTACTGGATAATGCTGGGGATTAAAACGGCCCAAGTGGCTCTCGCCTTCGGGGCCGACGACCTGGACGGCACTGTGGTGGAAGAGAAGATTTTCCACGATGCGGGAGCCGACTCCCCCCAGGAGGTCCCCCTGGACGAGCTCGTGAGCCTCATCCGCGCCGCCGGGCGCGAGCCCGTCGAGCGCGACACCGTCTACAACGTCGTCCAACGCCACTAA
- a CDS encoding menaquinone biosynthesis protein has protein sequence MTQPRPRLGIHSFLNAMPLVWPLIKGQMEHPFEVVFDTPARLADSLSAGRLDVAMVPSVEVARHPDWRVMRGPAIASNGAVGTVVVVSHRPLKEVRRLAVDTKSRTSIVMIEILFRKRFGHLPELVPMADDLEAMLGSCEAALVIGNTAFGASRLATQGYQVEDLGRQWYALTRKPFVHAVYAVRRGVELGRAASLLAEAKEAGLAQLEAIAESEGPPIGLATDEALAYLRDKIIYDLTPREVAGLETFLALGEELGLLEGPVELRWYE, from the coding sequence GTGACGCAGCCGCGGCCCCGGCTCGGGATTCACTCGTTCTTGAACGCCATGCCCCTCGTGTGGCCCCTCATCAAGGGCCAGATGGAGCATCCTTTCGAGGTGGTGTTCGACACACCGGCCCGGCTGGCCGACAGTCTCTCGGCCGGCCGCCTTGATGTCGCCATGGTCCCATCGGTGGAGGTCGCCCGTCACCCCGATTGGCGCGTTATGCGGGGGCCGGCGATCGCCTCCAATGGGGCCGTAGGCACCGTTGTCGTTGTCTCCCATAGGCCCCTCAAGGAAGTCCGCCGCCTGGCGGTGGACACCAAGAGCCGAACGAGCATCGTAATGATCGAAATTCTCTTTCGGAAGCGTTTCGGGCACCTGCCCGAGCTCGTACCCATGGCCGACGACCTGGAGGCGATGCTCGGCTCTTGCGAAGCTGCGCTCGTCATCGGCAACACGGCGTTCGGCGCGTCCCGCCTGGCCACACAGGGCTACCAGGTTGAAGACCTGGGCAGGCAGTGGTATGCTCTCACCCGCAAGCCCTTCGTCCACGCCGTCTACGCAGTGCGGCGAGGAGTAGAGTTAGGTCGAGCCGCCTCGCTCCTTGCCGAGGCCAAAGAGGCCGGGCTCGCACAGCTGGAAGCCATCGCCGAGAGCGAGGGCCCACCCATCGGCCTAGCCACTGACGAGGCCCTGGCCTATCTGCGAGATAAAATTATCTACGATCTGACCCCCAGGGAGGTCGCCGGCCTGGAGACCTTCTTGGCCCTCGGCGAGGAGCTAGGCCTGCTGGAGGGCCCGGTGGAGCTACGCTGGTATGAGTGA
- the mqnC gene encoding dehypoxanthine futalosine cyclase, with protein MSEANVRTILDNALEGQRLTSDDALRLLESEELLAIGRAAQEVALRRHPEGAVTYIVDRNINYSNVCSAVCTFCAFYRTRGHDEAYELTRQEIYEKMDELASLGGRQVLMQGGLHPDLSLSFYEELLADLKARYPEVNLHTFSPPEIINFVDLEGISLREVIRRLKAAGLGSIPGGGAEILVEEVRDRISRGKGSAAQWLEVMETAHEEGLRTTATMMFGHVETLADRVEHLEALRELQDRTGGFTAFICWTFQPDNTPLGKKLNYRRTTSHEYLKTQAVGRLFLDNIENVQTSWVTQGEKIGQLSLLFGANDFGGTMMEENVVSAAGTYHYVSEERIRELISELGFTPKRRTTFYELLE; from the coding sequence ATGAGTGAGGCAAACGTCAGGACGATCCTGGACAATGCCCTTGAGGGCCAACGGCTTACGAGCGACGATGCTCTGCGTCTTCTTGAGTCGGAGGAGTTGTTGGCGATAGGCCGCGCGGCCCAGGAGGTCGCCCTCCGCCGCCACCCCGAAGGCGCCGTCACCTACATAGTGGACCGTAACATCAACTACTCAAACGTCTGCAGCGCCGTTTGCACCTTCTGCGCCTTTTACCGCACACGCGGCCACGATGAAGCCTACGAACTGACCCGCCAGGAAATCTACGAAAAGATGGATGAGCTGGCGAGCCTCGGCGGCCGCCAGGTGCTCATGCAGGGTGGGCTTCACCCCGACCTGTCTCTTTCCTTCTACGAGGAGCTGCTGGCCGACCTCAAGGCCCGCTACCCCGAGGTCAACCTCCACACATTCAGCCCGCCGGAGATCATCAACTTCGTCGACCTCGAGGGCATCTCTCTGCGGGAGGTCATACGCCGCCTTAAGGCCGCGGGTCTGGGCTCCATTCCCGGCGGCGGGGCGGAGATTCTCGTTGAGGAGGTCCGCGACCGGATAAGCCGGGGCAAGGGCTCTGCGGCCCAGTGGCTAGAGGTCATGGAGACGGCCCACGAAGAGGGGCTTCGGACCACGGCCACCATGATGTTCGGCCACGTCGAGACGCTGGCCGACCGGGTTGAGCACCTCGAGGCCCTCCGTGAGCTGCAGGACCGAACCGGAGGCTTCACCGCATTCATCTGCTGGACCTTCCAGCCCGACAACACCCCCTTGGGAAAGAAACTCAACTACCGGCGGACCACCAGCCACGAGTACCTGAAGACCCAGGCGGTCGGGAGGCTCTTCCTCGATAACATCGAAAACGTCCAGACCTCCTGGGTCACCCAGGGCGAGAAAATCGGCCAGCTGTCTCTGCTCTTCGGGGCCAACGACTTCGGCGGCACCATGATGGAGGAAAACGTCGTCAGCGCCGCCGGAACCTACCATTACGTAAGCGAGGAGCGGATTCGGGAGCTGATTTCCGAGCTGGGCTTCACCCCCAAGCGGCGCACCACCTTCTACGAGCTTCTGGAGTGA
- a CDS encoding amidohydrolase family protein, giving the protein MAENGGKSGTNPISEAPLSRTLFAADWVVPVASPPIPEGGVLVEGPRIVEVGRAQALRRAGVDEVRDLSGHLLLPGLVNAHTHLELSFLKGRISPSLPFDGWIEALVGELREADEATLADAARSGLAELTANGTTAVGDISRSGISHPIIADSGLKGVVFVEVLGFHPDHEQRALDAAVGTLERLAARPESPLHVGITPHAPYSTSPALYRGAAGLARTRGLPLAVHLAETPEEELFVREGRGPLRDLLARFGLWYGDFPIPGCSPVEYLESLGVLAGALAVHCNTVTDDEDIGRLAAAGAPVVLCPASNAWFGRPSRHPLPLMLEAGLLCALGTDSLASNDRLDLLSEMTLCAASHPELAPETVLHMATDWAAEALGLSGRCGSLEAGKAADLVALRLPAGDIKEPVSWVVGEATGEDVALVTIDGAVAHRAGEG; this is encoded by the coding sequence ATGGCGGAAAATGGCGGAAAATCCGGGACAAATCCCATTTCTGAGGCGCCCCTCAGCCGGACGCTCTTCGCCGCCGACTGGGTGGTGCCCGTCGCCTCGCCCCCCATCCCGGAGGGCGGGGTGCTGGTGGAGGGGCCCCGGATCGTCGAGGTGGGCCGGGCCCAGGCCCTAAGAAGGGCCGGCGTAGACGAGGTCCGCGACTTGTCAGGCCACCTCCTGCTGCCGGGCCTGGTGAACGCCCACACCCACCTGGAGCTCTCCTTCCTCAAAGGCCGCATAAGCCCCTCCCTCCCGTTCGACGGCTGGATCGAGGCCCTGGTCGGGGAGCTCCGAGAAGCCGACGAGGCGACATTAGCCGACGCCGCCCGGTCGGGTCTCGCCGAGCTTACCGCCAACGGGACGACCGCCGTAGGCGACATCTCCCGAAGCGGCATCTCCCACCCAATCATTGCCGACTCAGGCCTCAAGGGGGTGGTCTTCGTCGAGGTTTTGGGATTCCACCCCGACCACGAGCAAAGGGCGCTGGATGCGGCCGTCGGAACTCTGGAGCGGCTGGCCGCCCGGCCCGAGTCCCCCCTCCACGTGGGGATAACCCCCCACGCCCCATACTCCACCTCGCCGGCGCTCTACCGAGGGGCGGCTGGGCTCGCCCGCACCCGGGGCCTGCCACTGGCAGTCCACCTGGCAGAGACCCCGGAGGAGGAGCTCTTCGTCCGGGAGGGCCGGGGGCCCCTTAGAGACCTGCTCGCGCGGTTCGGCCTCTGGTACGGGGATTTTCCCATCCCCGGCTGCTCGCCCGTGGAATACCTCGAGAGCCTGGGGGTCCTGGCTGGAGCTCTGGCCGTCCACTGCAACACCGTTACAGACGATGAGGACATCGGGCGCCTCGCGGCCGCCGGGGCCCCGGTGGTGCTGTGCCCGGCAAGCAACGCGTGGTTCGGCCGGCCCTCCCGCCATCCCCTCCCGTTGATGCTGGAGGCCGGGCTGCTCTGCGCTCTGGGGACCGACAGCCTCGCAAGCAACGACCGCCTCGACCTGTTGAGCGAAATGACCCTCTGCGCCGCCTCCCACCCAGAGCTCGCCCCAGAAACGGTGCTCCACATGGCGACCGACTGGGCCGCCGAGGCCCTGGGGTTGAGCGGGCGCTGCGGAAGCCTCGAGGCCGGAAAGGCCGCCGATCTTGTGGCGCTCCGGCTGCCGGCTGGCGATATCAAAGAGCCGGTCTCGTGGGTGGTGGGCGAGGCGACGGGTGAGGATGTAGCTCTCGTTACGATAGACGGTGCGGTGGCCCATCGCGCCGGCGAAGGGTAA
- a CDS encoding type II toxin-antitoxin system HicB family antitoxin: MIVKRFTAVITKEDGWYVARCVELGTVSQGKTIEDAQANLKEAVELYLESFGTEDLPETTGEVLFYPLEVPVSD, translated from the coding sequence ATGATCGTGAAGCGGTTTACGGCGGTCATCACGAAGGAAGATGGCTGGTACGTCGCCCGGTGTGTGGAACTGGGCACCGTGAGCCAGGGAAAGACCATCGAGGATGCTCAGGCCAACCTCAAGGAAGCCGTCGAGCTCTACCTAGAAAGTTTCGGGACCGAAGACCTGCCAGAGACGACGGGCGAGGTGTTGTTCTACCCCCTTGAGGTTCCTGTGAGTGACTAA
- a CDS encoding type II toxin-antitoxin system HicB family antitoxin: MRQVKIIVEKHPDGYVAYPLGLKGVIVGQGDSYEDALADVKSAINFHVESFGKEVLEEAPHVLDAFVAEAGVED; the protein is encoded by the coding sequence ATGCGGCAGGTGAAAATCATCGTTGAGAAACATCCGGACGGGTATGTGGCCTACCCCCTGGGGCTCAAGGGGGTAATCGTCGGACAGGGCGATAGCTACGAAGACGCCCTGGCCGATGTGAAATCGGCCATCAACTTTCACGTAGAGTCATTTGGAAAAGAGGTGCTGGAAGAGGCCCCGCACGTGCTGGACGCCTTCGTCGCCGAAGCAGGCGTTGAGGATTGA
- a CDS encoding 6-phosphofructokinase yields the protein MHLGILTGGGDCPGLNAVIRAVVRRAGKLGHSVLGIKQGWAGLIEGEASPLTDYSVSGILPKGGTILGTSRTNPFRSDESIQRLEENWRKFGLDGIIAVGGDDTLGVAAKLNDRGLGVVGVPKTIDNDIGATEATFGFDTACQIVCEAIDRLHTTAEAHHRVMVVEVMGRHAGWIATVGGLAGGADCILIPERPFDMEEVCDILLRRKERGRSFSIVVVAEGVKPKEGSEFVTQDSRVDEFGHVRLGGISNVIASEIERRTGIETRVTILGHIQRGGTPTAFDRVLATRFGLKAVELAEEGKWGMMVALQCGQIVPVPLVEALREKKQVDPDFFASAEVFFG from the coding sequence ATGCACCTGGGCATTCTGACCGGCGGGGGCGATTGTCCCGGCCTTAACGCGGTCATCCGGGCCGTCGTTAGGAGAGCGGGCAAGCTCGGCCATTCAGTGCTCGGCATCAAGCAGGGCTGGGCCGGCCTAATCGAGGGCGAAGCTTCGCCCCTGACCGACTACTCGGTGAGCGGCATTCTCCCCAAAGGGGGGACCATCCTGGGGACCTCCCGGACCAACCCTTTTAGAAGCGACGAGTCTATCCAACGGCTCGAGGAGAACTGGCGGAAATTCGGTCTCGACGGCATAATCGCCGTCGGCGGCGACGACACACTGGGGGTGGCCGCGAAGCTCAACGATAGGGGCTTAGGGGTGGTCGGGGTGCCCAAGACCATCGACAACGACATCGGGGCCACCGAGGCGACTTTCGGCTTCGATACGGCCTGTCAGATCGTGTGCGAGGCTATAGACCGGCTCCATACCACCGCAGAGGCCCACCATCGGGTCATGGTGGTCGAGGTCATGGGCCGCCACGCCGGGTGGATTGCCACCGTGGGGGGTCTTGCGGGTGGGGCCGACTGCATCCTCATCCCCGAGCGGCCATTCGACATGGAGGAGGTCTGCGACATCCTTCTAAGGCGCAAGGAGAGGGGCAGGAGCTTCTCTATCGTAGTGGTGGCAGAGGGAGTGAAGCCGAAAGAGGGCAGTGAATTCGTGACCCAGGACAGCCGTGTTGATGAGTTCGGCCACGTCCGCCTGGGGGGCATCTCAAACGTAATCGCTTCCGAGATCGAACGGCGAACGGGCATCGAGACCAGGGTGACCATCCTGGGCCATATTCAAAGAGGTGGAACGCCGACGGCCTTCGACCGGGTTTTGGCGACCCGCTTCGGGCTGAAGGCGGTGGAGCTGGCAGAGGAGGGCAAGTGGGGAATGATGGTAGCCCTCCAGTGCGGCCAGATCGTCCCTGTGCCTTTGGTCGAGGCCCTCCGGGAGAAAAAGCAGGTAGACCCCGACTTCTTCGCCTCCGCCGAGGTCTTCTTTGGGTAG
- a CDS encoding response regulator — MKRILVIDDEENIRLLYKEELADEGYEVSVAASAEEALVKIEAERPDLITLDIRMPGVDGIEFLRLLRERDRDLPVIIVTAYGEYKQDFSVWASDAYVVKSADLDELKAMVRKVLLPT; from the coding sequence ATGAAACGGATTCTGGTCATCGACGACGAAGAGAACATCCGCTTGCTTTACAAGGAGGAGCTCGCCGATGAGGGCTACGAGGTGTCTGTTGCGGCCTCGGCAGAGGAAGCGCTGGTGAAGATTGAAGCCGAAAGGCCCGACCTCATCACCCTGGACATCCGGATGCCTGGGGTCGACGGCATCGAGTTCCTTAGGCTCCTGAGGGAGAGAGACCGGGATTTGCCGGTCATAATCGTCACCGCCTACGGCGAATACAAGCAGGATTTCAGCGTTTGGGCCTCCGATGCCTACGTGGTTAAGTCGGCGGACCTCGACGAGCTAAAGGCAATGGTGCGAAAGGTCCTTTTGCCCACCTGA